In Alicyclobacillus macrosporangiidus CPP55, a single window of DNA contains:
- the queF gene encoding preQ(1) synthase, which translates to MPTQPSKELVVVPNPHPDRVYDVEMSTPEFTTVCPMTGQPDFATITIQYQPGPYLVELKSLKLYLWSFRNEGHFHEDVTNIILNDFVAAAKPRFCRVIGDFTVRGGIHTKVTVEYRQPDPA; encoded by the coding sequence ATGCCGACGCAGCCGAGCAAAGAGCTGGTCGTGGTGCCCAATCCGCACCCGGACCGCGTGTACGATGTCGAGATGTCGACGCCGGAGTTCACGACCGTCTGTCCGATGACCGGGCAGCCGGACTTCGCGACCATTACCATTCAATATCAGCCGGGGCCGTACCTGGTGGAGCTGAAATCCCTCAAGCTGTATTTGTGGAGCTTTCGGAACGAAGGGCATTTCCATGAGGACGTGACGAACATCATCCTCAACGACTTCGTCGCCGCCGCCAAGCCGCGCTTTTGCCGCGTCATCGGCGATTTCACCGTGCGCGGCGGGATTCACACGAAGGTGACGGTGGAGTACCGGCAGCCGGATCCCGCCTGA
- a CDS encoding RsmB/NOP family class I SAM-dependent RNA methyltransferase, with amino-acid sequence MNAPRAFADWMIRWLGPEWDDLASALEQPPLRAVRLHRVDVQPARHAGPASADGAGPLAAAVTLPVPEAVRRELGDPVPWADGGYYIAPDSPLGRLIYHDMGLYYLQEPSAMAAVAALAPQPGEWVLDLCAAPGGKTTAIGRALGGHGWLAANEIHPGRVEVLAQNLERTGVEATIFQETPERLADALGPCFDAVLVDAPCSGEGMFRKDPAAIAEWSPDAPARCADRQREILRHALRLVRPGGRLVYSTCTFNPVENEQVVAWALQHHPVEVLPLPEWPGWTPGQPDWANGDPRLLHTRRLWPHRGMGEGHFVAALQVLHTPAADGSARAAVRGRGRPPSKVRLEGWWDDLLSVPVPESWRRPLWRGDFAYTWPPRPLPDGLRVLRPGVPIARRLRDRMEPLHALAMALAPGAARRSLSLGEADAARYLAGEALADTGEKGWVWVHVDGLPLGWGKRAAGRVNNLYPKGLRRPRFIG; translated from the coding sequence GTGAATGCACCCCGCGCATTTGCCGATTGGATGATCCGGTGGCTCGGCCCGGAATGGGACGACTTGGCATCCGCGCTGGAACAGCCGCCGCTGCGCGCCGTCCGGCTCCACCGCGTGGACGTGCAGCCCGCCCGGCATGCCGGCCCCGCGTCGGCAGACGGCGCCGGCCCCCTCGCCGCCGCCGTGACGTTGCCCGTGCCCGAAGCGGTGCGCCGCGAACTGGGCGATCCCGTGCCGTGGGCGGACGGCGGCTACTACATCGCGCCCGACAGTCCGCTCGGCCGCCTGATCTACCACGACATGGGCCTGTACTATCTCCAGGAGCCCTCCGCCATGGCTGCCGTCGCGGCCCTGGCCCCGCAGCCCGGCGAGTGGGTGCTCGATCTGTGCGCCGCCCCCGGTGGCAAGACCACCGCCATCGGCCGCGCGCTCGGGGGCCACGGGTGGCTGGCCGCCAATGAGATCCATCCGGGGCGCGTCGAGGTCCTGGCGCAGAACCTGGAGCGGACCGGTGTGGAGGCCACCATCTTCCAGGAGACACCCGAGCGTTTGGCGGACGCCCTCGGCCCGTGTTTCGACGCGGTCCTGGTGGACGCACCCTGCTCCGGGGAGGGGATGTTCCGCAAAGACCCGGCGGCCATCGCGGAGTGGTCGCCAGACGCCCCTGCGCGCTGTGCGGATCGCCAGCGCGAGATCCTCAGGCACGCCCTGCGCCTGGTTCGCCCAGGGGGGCGATTGGTGTACTCCACCTGCACGTTCAATCCAGTGGAGAACGAACAGGTCGTCGCGTGGGCGCTTCAACACCACCCGGTGGAGGTCTTGCCGCTGCCGGAGTGGCCCGGGTGGACGCCCGGGCAACCCGATTGGGCGAACGGCGATCCGCGCCTGCTGCACACCCGCCGCCTTTGGCCGCACCGTGGTATGGGCGAGGGGCACTTCGTTGCCGCGCTGCAGGTGCTCCACACCCCCGCGGCGGACGGGAGCGCCCGGGCCGCCGTCCGCGGCCGCGGGCGACCACCGAGTAAAGTCCGGCTGGAGGGTTGGTGGGACGACCTGCTCAGCGTCCCCGTCCCCGAGTCTTGGCGACGACCGCTGTGGCGGGGGGACTTCGCATACACCTGGCCGCCCCGCCCGCTGCCCGACGGACTGCGGGTCCTGCGGCCCGGCGTGCCGATTGCCAGGAGGCTGCGGGATCGCATGGAGCCGCTGCATGCCCTGGCGATGGCGCTCGCGCCAGGGGCGGCCAGGCGGTCTCTGTCCCTGGGCGAAGCCGACGCGGCCCGCTACCTCGCAGGAGAGGCGTTGGCGGACACCGGAGAGAAAGGATGGGTGTGGGTGCATGTCGACGGTCTGCCTCTCGGGTGGGGAAAGCGCGCGGCGGGCCGCGTAAACAACCTCTACCCGAAGGGCCTTCGCCGGCCGAGGTTCATCGGATAG
- a CDS encoding acetyl-CoA C-acetyltransferase — MDRMPVYVVDGARTPFGSFGGSLKDITATRLGAIAAAEALRRSGVEPDAVDNVVFGNVIQSHNGAPYLARHIALDVGVPVETPALTVNRLCGSGLQAVVTAAKDILLGESHIALAGGAESMSQAPYVLRGARFGQRMGDAVAADVLTEALTDCRGNLPMGITAENLAERFGITREAQDEFACLSQARAAAARASGRLAEEIVPVSVPGRKGDTLVEQDEHIRPGTTLEALARLKPAFKAGGTVTAGNASGINDGAAAVVVASGQAVAERGLKPVARILGWAVAGVEPAYMGIGPVPAVRKALAAAGVSFEDVALWEVNEAFAAQYLSVERELGLPRERTNVNGGAIALGHPIGASGARVLLTLAYELRRRGERIGVASLCIGGGQGIAMVIESTAD; from the coding sequence ATGGATCGGATGCCTGTGTATGTGGTGGACGGTGCGCGCACACCGTTCGGATCGTTCGGCGGCAGCCTGAAGGACATCACCGCGACTCGCCTGGGCGCCATCGCGGCGGCGGAAGCGCTGCGCCGTTCGGGCGTCGAACCAGACGCGGTCGACAACGTGGTGTTCGGGAACGTGATCCAGTCGCACAACGGGGCGCCGTATCTCGCGCGCCACATCGCCTTGGACGTGGGCGTGCCGGTGGAGACGCCGGCGCTGACGGTCAACCGGCTGTGCGGGTCGGGGTTGCAGGCGGTGGTGACGGCGGCCAAGGATATCCTGCTGGGGGAAAGCCACATCGCCTTGGCCGGAGGGGCGGAGTCGATGAGCCAGGCGCCTTACGTGTTGCGCGGGGCCAGATTCGGACAGCGCATGGGCGATGCCGTTGCGGCCGACGTGCTGACGGAGGCGCTGACCGATTGCCGGGGGAACCTGCCGATGGGGATCACGGCAGAGAATTTGGCGGAACGTTTCGGCATTACCCGGGAGGCGCAGGACGAGTTCGCATGCCTGAGCCAAGCGCGCGCCGCGGCCGCCCGGGCATCGGGGCGGCTGGCGGAAGAAATCGTCCCGGTGTCCGTGCCGGGCCGAAAAGGCGACACCCTCGTGGAGCAGGATGAGCACATCCGGCCGGGCACGACCCTCGAGGCGCTGGCCAGGCTCAAACCTGCCTTCAAGGCGGGAGGTACCGTCACGGCGGGCAACGCCAGTGGTATCAATGACGGGGCGGCCGCGGTGGTGGTGGCGTCCGGACAGGCGGTGGCCGAGCGGGGGCTCAAACCCGTGGCGCGCATCCTCGGCTGGGCGGTGGCCGGTGTGGAGCCGGCGTACATGGGCATCGGCCCGGTACCGGCGGTGCGCAAGGCCCTGGCGGCGGCCGGGGTGTCGTTCGAGGACGTGGCGCTGTGGGAGGTCAACGAGGCGTTCGCGGCCCAATACCTGAGCGTCGAGCGGGAACTGGGCCTGCCCCGGGAACGCACCAACGTCAACGGCGGCGCGATCGCGTTGGGTCACCCCATCGGTGCCAGCGGGGCGCGCGTGTTGCTCACGTTGGCGTACGAACTGCGCCGGCGCGGCGAACGCATCGGCGTGGCCTCCCTGTGCATCGGCGGCGGGCAGGGCATCGCGATGGTGATTGAATCCACCGCGGACTGA
- a CDS encoding DUF2089 domain-containing protein has protein sequence MAYPMPTRCPACQTAMQVTELTCPQCDTKVQGTFTAPALFQLSPEQAQFVEVFLRCRGNFKEVERELKISYPTVRARLDQVIQALGYTPAPEVAPADAWAEVGEVLDALGSGELTFEEALQRLKEDRLSR, from the coding sequence GTGGCTTATCCCATGCCCACGCGCTGCCCCGCATGCCAGACAGCGATGCAGGTGACCGAGCTGACCTGCCCGCAGTGCGACACGAAGGTCCAGGGGACGTTCACCGCCCCTGCACTGTTTCAATTGAGTCCGGAGCAGGCGCAGTTTGTCGAGGTATTCCTGCGCTGCCGCGGCAACTTCAAAGAGGTGGAGCGGGAATTGAAGATCTCCTATCCGACCGTGCGCGCCCGGCTGGATCAGGTGATTCAGGCGCTCGGTTACACGCCGGCGCCCGAGGTGGCACCCGCCGACGCTTGGGCCGAAGTCGGCGAGGTGTTGGACGCCCTCGGAAGCGGCGAATTGACTTTTGAGGAAGCTCTGCAGCGATTAAAGGAGGACCGGTTGTCCCGATGA
- a CDS encoding SHOCT-like domain-containing protein yields the protein MSEQRKILDLLAEGKITAEQAEMLLQALGGDSGRAAGTKAWQEWSRRIPLHDLKQVGAQIASTVTQSLSEVKRTLEQQKRVVEQQLEHLSWNQPVVSVSHDLRLPEGVTEVCVETGHGSVQIAEGDGSAITIHVRARVRTDNLADGKRALEQALQTLHGDDRFELTVLPGFKDADSGAAVVSADVDVFLPRGVRRVLARTRSGRVLADSVQAGELRLETTRGSVLAIRCAADRLHLDSESGSISIHAMDAKTRSVYAQTKHGTIDIDGVPDGVTVTGTAHTSIGTVDIDAERFEVEFGETSRRNSARFRRQADTGESVLHIQLTARNGAIKVRG from the coding sequence ATGAGCGAGCAAAGAAAAATTCTCGACCTGTTGGCGGAAGGCAAGATCACAGCGGAACAGGCAGAGATGCTCCTGCAGGCCCTCGGAGGCGATAGCGGGCGTGCGGCAGGCACGAAGGCGTGGCAAGAGTGGAGCCGCCGCATCCCCCTTCATGACCTGAAACAGGTGGGGGCGCAGATCGCCTCGACGGTCACCCAGTCCTTGAGTGAAGTGAAGCGCACGCTCGAACAGCAGAAGCGCGTGGTGGAACAGCAATTGGAACATCTGTCGTGGAACCAGCCCGTCGTGTCCGTGTCCCATGATCTGCGGCTGCCAGAGGGCGTCACGGAGGTATGTGTGGAGACCGGCCACGGCAGCGTGCAGATCGCCGAAGGGGACGGCTCAGCTATCACCATCCATGTCCGCGCCCGCGTGCGGACCGACAATCTGGCGGATGGCAAGCGAGCCCTCGAACAGGCCCTGCAGACCCTCCACGGTGACGACCGGTTTGAGTTGACGGTCCTGCCTGGATTCAAGGACGCCGACTCCGGTGCTGCCGTGGTTTCTGCGGATGTGGACGTGTTTCTGCCCCGCGGCGTCCGCCGCGTGTTGGCGCGGACCCGCAGCGGACGGGTGTTGGCCGATTCGGTCCAAGCCGGGGAACTGCGGCTTGAGACGACGCGCGGGAGTGTGTTGGCCATCCGCTGCGCGGCCGATCGCCTGCATCTGGACAGCGAGTCAGGGTCCATCAGCATTCACGCGATGGACGCCAAAACGCGAAGCGTATACGCACAGACCAAACATGGCACGATCGACATCGACGGGGTTCCAGACGGCGTGACCGTCACCGGAACCGCGCATACCAGCATCGGGACCGTCGATATCGACGCCGAGCGCTTTGAAGTGGAGTTCGGCGAGACATCGCGCCGCAACAGCGCCCGGTTCCGCCGTCAAGCGGACACGGGGGAATCGGTGCTGCACATCCAACTGACCGCCCGCAACGGCGCCATCAAAGTGCGCGGATAG
- a CDS encoding aminotransferase class V-fold PLP-dependent enzyme codes for MAYADHLRRYFPAVRGVTYLNTAYAGALPEAAASAMQTVYAQACAEGRLEPVHTSRLAVVRQQVREQLAHLFHTSADRIALTMGTAHGLGLVLWGSPLQAGDEVLYAGLGDADALLPLYAFAQRRGVVIRRLSGSLDGETLLAQAGANITPRTRAMICAHVAHQSGRRMPVEALAEVCRARGVLLIVDGSYGAGADPIALEESGIPIYVLDGRRWLCGPFGVGAVVVHPDVWSVLQPALTGEPALADPSALDAWGSFLLAPDARRLELAWGDPAQWTGWLESLRFLRGQAGWDLVFTRVRGLSGQAMEGLLDLPHVRVLTPRDARAGMLALEVAGREAAAWAEDARAHGIEVGISPDGRSLRISFGLYNHEDDVERFVKWLEQARA; via the coding sequence ATGGCGTACGCGGATCATCTGCGCCGGTATTTTCCGGCGGTGCGTGGAGTGACGTATCTGAACACGGCGTACGCGGGCGCGCTGCCGGAGGCGGCCGCCTCCGCCATGCAGACCGTGTATGCCCAGGCGTGCGCGGAGGGGCGGCTGGAACCGGTGCATACGTCGCGGCTCGCGGTGGTCCGGCAGCAGGTGCGCGAGCAGCTGGCACATTTATTTCACACCTCCGCGGACCGCATCGCGTTGACGATGGGGACGGCGCACGGACTGGGGCTCGTGCTGTGGGGATCGCCGCTGCAAGCGGGCGACGAGGTGTTGTACGCTGGACTCGGCGACGCGGACGCATTGCTCCCCCTGTACGCGTTCGCCCAGCGGCGGGGTGTGGTAATCCGGCGCCTCTCCGGCAGCCTGGACGGAGAGACGCTTTTGGCCCAGGCCGGGGCGAACATCACCCCGCGGACCCGCGCGATGATCTGTGCGCACGTCGCCCACCAGAGCGGCCGGCGCATGCCGGTGGAAGCGCTCGCCGAAGTATGCCGTGCGCGTGGCGTCCTCCTCATCGTCGACGGTTCCTACGGCGCAGGGGCAGATCCCATCGCACTGGAGGAAAGCGGCATCCCCATCTATGTGTTGGACGGACGGCGGTGGCTCTGCGGCCCGTTCGGGGTGGGAGCTGTCGTCGTCCACCCGGACGTGTGGTCCGTTCTGCAACCGGCCTTGACGGGGGAGCCGGCACTGGCCGACCCGTCTGCTCTCGACGCGTGGGGGTCTTTTCTCCTGGCGCCGGATGCGAGGCGGCTTGAGCTGGCTTGGGGCGATCCGGCGCAGTGGACCGGATGGCTGGAGAGCCTTCGCTTTCTGCGCGGCCAGGCCGGCTGGGATTTGGTGTTCACCCGGGTCCGCGGGCTGTCCGGCCAGGCGATGGAGGGTCTGCTCGACCTCCCGCACGTCCGGGTACTGACGCCGCGGGACGCGCGGGCGGGGATGCTTGCCTTGGAGGTCGCTGGGCGGGAGGCCGCGGCGTGGGCGGAGGACGCGCGGGCGCACGGGATCGAAGTGGGGATCAGTCCGGACGGGCGTTCGCTCAGGATCTCCTTCGGGCTGTACAACCACGAGGACGATGTGGAACGGTTCGTGAAGTGGCTGGAGCAGGCGAGGGCGTAA
- a CDS encoding SDR family oxidoreductase, whose translation MTVRTALVTSGAGGLGFAVVRTLLESGWDVCFTYRTSLAQAERLAALARERGRRVWVAQADLLDRAQVSDVVAKFLSECSAIDAFVHNFGPFVFERIPLAAYTDEMWTRMMDGNLNNFFWIYRALIGGMRARGFGRIVTVGYDGAGEAAGWRHRSAYAAAKSALASLTRSIAREERDFGITANMVCPGDIRGENKERMIREVPPGPRGDRPPVGEDVARLIAFLCHEDSQQLNGTVTQVTGGRDIRAREEAPAGGRRAHEGVSGEG comes from the coding sequence ATGACGGTCCGCACAGCATTGGTGACGAGCGGCGCAGGCGGGCTCGGCTTTGCCGTCGTGCGCACGCTGTTGGAGTCCGGCTGGGATGTGTGTTTCACGTACCGGACGAGCCTGGCGCAGGCCGAGCGGTTGGCCGCACTGGCCCGTGAACGGGGCCGGCGAGTGTGGGTTGCGCAGGCCGATCTGTTGGACCGGGCCCAGGTGTCGGACGTTGTCGCGAAGTTCCTGTCTGAGTGTTCCGCCATCGACGCGTTTGTCCATAACTTTGGGCCCTTCGTGTTCGAGCGCATCCCGCTGGCAGCGTACACCGACGAGATGTGGACGCGGATGATGGACGGGAATTTGAACAATTTCTTCTGGATTTACCGGGCGCTCATCGGTGGGATGCGAGCGCGGGGATTTGGCCGCATCGTGACGGTCGGGTATGACGGCGCGGGGGAGGCGGCGGGCTGGCGCCACCGTTCGGCCTACGCGGCGGCCAAGTCCGCCCTCGCCAGCCTCACGCGCTCCATCGCGCGCGAAGAGCGCGACTTCGGGATCACGGCGAACATGGTCTGCCCTGGGGACATCCGCGGGGAGAACAAAGAGCGCATGATCCGCGAGGTGCCGCCCGGTCCCCGCGGTGACCGGCCACCTGTCGGCGAAGACGTGGCGCGGTTGATCGCGTTCCTCTGCCACGAGGACAGCCAGCAGTTGAACGGGACCGTAACGCAGGTCACCGGCGGCCGCGACATCCGCGCCCGCGAAGAGGCGCCGGCGGGCGGACGGCGTGCACACGAGGGAGTATCCGGCGAGGGGTGA
- a CDS encoding peptidylprolyl isomerase, protein MPKQYGRAPAMQLLADTQYEAVIHTSEGDFTVELFAEEAPLTVNNFVALAKDGFYDGVVFHRIIRDFMIQTGDPTGTGMGGPGYRFADELPPVRPYEPGIVAMANAGPNTNGSQFFICTGEQCQHLNRYPNYTVFGRVREGMDTVQRIAATPVTRSATGEMSRPVQDVRMISVEIVTRPAG, encoded by the coding sequence GTGCCGAAACAATATGGGCGGGCGCCCGCCATGCAGCTTTTGGCGGACACACAGTATGAGGCGGTGATCCACACCAGCGAGGGCGATTTCACCGTGGAGCTGTTTGCGGAAGAGGCCCCCTTGACGGTGAACAACTTCGTCGCTTTGGCGAAGGACGGGTTTTACGACGGAGTGGTGTTCCACCGGATCATCCGGGACTTCATGATTCAAACGGGCGATCCGACCGGCACCGGGATGGGCGGCCCGGGCTACCGGTTCGCAGACGAGCTCCCGCCCGTGCGGCCGTATGAGCCAGGGATCGTGGCCATGGCCAACGCGGGGCCGAACACAAACGGATCCCAGTTTTTCATCTGTACCGGCGAGCAGTGCCAGCATCTGAACCGCTATCCGAACTACACGGTGTTCGGCCGCGTCCGGGAGGGGATGGACACGGTGCAGCGCATCGCCGCCACACCGGTCACCCGTTCCGCCACAGGCGAGATGAGCCGTCCCGTCCAGGACGTGCGGATGATCTCGGTGGAGATCGTCACGCGCCCAGCGGGTTGA
- a CDS encoding aldo/keto reductase family protein yields the protein MEYRRLGKSGLKVSEIALGSWLTYGTVTEQEQAIACIKTAYDLGINHFDCANVYGATPHAAEQVLGQALREYPRDSYVVTTKAFWPVGPGVNNRGLSRKHIFEEVEKSLRALGVDYVDIFYCHRYDPETDLEEVLRALDDLVAQGKVLYTGISEWPADRIAAAVSLQKQLGLRKLAASQPVYNLFNRYIETAVIPICDEAGIGQVVFSPLAQGVLTGKYKKGQPLPEGSRAATPKVAQSIQRYLDDALLDKVERLRTVADRLEISLAQLALAWVLRLPSVSSALIGASRPEQVKENVKASGYKLDEATLDEIEQILQS from the coding sequence ATGGAATACCGCAGACTTGGCAAGAGCGGCTTGAAAGTATCCGAGATCGCGCTGGGAAGCTGGCTTACATACGGTACCGTGACGGAGCAGGAACAGGCCATCGCCTGCATCAAGACGGCGTACGACTTGGGCATCAACCACTTCGACTGCGCCAACGTCTACGGCGCCACCCCGCACGCCGCCGAGCAGGTCCTGGGTCAGGCGTTGCGCGAGTACCCGCGCGACAGCTACGTGGTGACGACGAAGGCGTTCTGGCCGGTCGGACCAGGCGTCAATAACCGCGGCCTCAGCCGCAAGCACATCTTCGAGGAAGTCGAAAAGAGCCTCCGGGCGCTCGGCGTCGACTACGTCGATATCTTCTACTGCCACCGGTATGATCCAGAGACCGACCTGGAGGAAGTCCTCCGCGCCCTCGACGATCTCGTCGCCCAGGGCAAGGTGCTGTACACGGGCATCAGTGAGTGGCCGGCCGACCGCATCGCGGCCGCGGTCAGCCTGCAGAAGCAGCTCGGCCTGCGGAAACTCGCAGCCAGCCAGCCGGTGTACAACCTCTTCAATCGCTACATCGAGACGGCGGTCATTCCCATCTGCGACGAGGCGGGCATCGGCCAAGTGGTGTTCTCCCCCTTGGCCCAGGGCGTGTTGACCGGCAAGTACAAGAAGGGCCAACCGCTTCCGGAAGGCTCCCGGGCCGCCACACCAAAGGTCGCTCAGTCCATCCAGCGGTATCTGGACGACGCCTTGCTCGACAAGGTGGAGCGCTTGCGTACCGTCGCGGACCGGCTGGAGATCTCGCTCGCCCAGCTTGCGCTTGCCTGGGTGCTGCGCCTGCCGAGCGTGTCCAGCGCCCTCATCGGCGCGTCGCGTCCGGAACAGGTGAAGGAAAACGTCAAGGCGTCCGGGTACAAACTGGACGAGGCGACGCTCGACGAGATCGAACAGATCCTGCAGTCTTGA
- the glp gene encoding gephyrin-like molybdotransferase Glp gives MDAYCTFEDAVRRVTAMGQALPAEEVALAEAEGRVLAAPVLAAIPVPPFTRAMMDGFAVRSADAQVPPVSLRVRTTTAAGDAAAPPLGPGEAVRILTGAPLPPGADAVARFEWCDEPEPGVVTVLRRVSPGDSVQPAGDDAPAGSLLMNPGTRLGPLERALAQTFGVARVRVHRVPRVAIVVTGSELVTTPGAPLRPGQIYSCNDTLMSGLVASAGGEVAAVDVLPDHPARIRESIARHAAACDCVITTGGASAGDYDFIPGVLADLGGEMSVHKVWMRPGSPFLAARIGACTVFALSGNPAAALIQFESLVRVWFDAALGRPVCPFPATGRLAHDLHLKPVKHTRVLRARAALADGVLTVDTSLPQSSGVLSSLAASNCLVRIDEPVLPAGTPVPLRWLPGCAP, from the coding sequence ATGGACGCCTACTGCACCTTTGAGGACGCTGTGCGCCGGGTGACGGCCATGGGCCAAGCGTTGCCCGCGGAGGAGGTGGCGCTGGCGGAGGCGGAGGGCCGCGTCCTCGCTGCACCGGTCCTCGCCGCCATCCCGGTGCCGCCCTTCACGCGCGCGATGATGGACGGGTTCGCGGTGCGCTCGGCGGACGCCCAGGTGCCTCCGGTAAGTCTGCGCGTGCGCACCACCACCGCTGCGGGCGACGCGGCGGCCCCGCCGCTCGGCCCGGGCGAGGCGGTGCGCATCCTGACGGGCGCCCCTCTGCCGCCGGGTGCCGACGCGGTGGCGCGCTTCGAGTGGTGCGACGAGCCGGAGCCCGGCGTGGTGACGGTGCTGCGCCGGGTGTCTCCCGGGGACTCGGTCCAGCCCGCGGGCGACGATGCGCCGGCGGGATCGCTGCTCATGAACCCTGGCACCCGGCTGGGGCCGTTGGAGCGGGCGTTGGCACAGACGTTCGGCGTCGCCCGCGTGCGCGTGCACCGGGTGCCGCGGGTGGCGATCGTCGTCACCGGATCGGAGCTCGTCACCACTCCCGGGGCACCGCTCCGCCCCGGCCAGATCTACAGCTGCAACGACACGTTGATGTCCGGCCTCGTGGCCAGCGCCGGTGGCGAAGTGGCCGCGGTCGACGTCTTGCCGGACCATCCCGCCCGCATCCGGGAGTCCATCGCCCGACACGCGGCGGCATGCGACTGCGTCATCACCACCGGCGGCGCCTCGGCAGGGGACTACGACTTCATCCCAGGGGTGCTCGCGGACCTCGGCGGGGAGATGTCGGTGCACAAGGTGTGGATGCGGCCCGGCTCTCCGTTTCTCGCCGCCCGCATCGGCGCGTGCACCGTGTTCGCCCTCTCAGGCAACCCGGCGGCCGCGCTGATCCAATTCGAATCGCTGGTGCGGGTGTGGTTCGACGCCGCCTTGGGCCGGCCGGTCTGTCCGTTCCCGGCCACCGGGCGCCTGGCGCACGACCTGCACCTCAAGCCGGTCAAACATACCCGCGTCTTGCGTGCCCGAGCTGCGCTCGCGGACGGAGTCCTGACGGTGGACACGAGCCTCCCCCAGTCTTCCGGGGTGCTCTCGAGTCTGGCCGCCAGCAACTGCCTGGTGCGCATCGACGAACCGGTCCTGCCGGCGGGCACCCCGGTCCCCCTGCGCTGGCTGCCCGGGTGCGCCCCATGA
- a CDS encoding ATP-binding cassette domain-containing protein: MGLYRPTGGQVRVLGEPVGEEAAELRQRVHLVASEGDLPRAMRVRDYLHYHRLLYHRWDDARCQRLLEALELPVRRSLRHLSQGMKTQLRLAAALSARPDVLLLDEPTNGLDPVVKRQFLQLLVQEAAGAGTTIVIATHHLDDLDRIADGITVLYNGRAVASGQLDALKQRVKRVQAVLPGEIPGAVRQHPGVVDVARSGQMVTVTVDGDAHAVMAALRQAGAQYCEALDLELDELFRHFMDKEGYRREGILLS, from the coding sequence ATGGGCCTGTACCGACCGACCGGCGGGCAGGTGCGGGTGCTCGGGGAGCCGGTGGGCGAAGAGGCGGCCGAACTGCGCCAGCGGGTGCACCTGGTGGCCAGCGAGGGCGACCTGCCGCGGGCGATGCGCGTGCGGGACTACCTGCACTACCATCGGCTGCTCTACCACCGCTGGGACGACGCGCGCTGTCAGCGCCTGCTGGAGGCGCTGGAGCTGCCGGTGCGGCGTTCCCTGCGCCATCTTTCGCAGGGGATGAAGACCCAACTGCGCCTGGCTGCGGCGCTGTCCGCGCGGCCCGACGTGCTCTTGCTCGACGAGCCGACCAACGGGCTCGATCCGGTCGTCAAACGCCAGTTCCTGCAACTGCTGGTGCAGGAGGCGGCCGGGGCCGGGACCACCATCGTGATCGCCACGCACCATCTGGACGACCTGGACCGGATCGCCGACGGGATCACCGTCCTGTACAACGGGCGGGCAGTGGCCTCCGGCCAGTTGGACGCCCTGAAGCAGCGCGTCAAGCGCGTGCAGGCGGTGTTGCCGGGGGAGATCCCGGGGGCCGTCCGCCAGCACCCGGGCGTCGTCGATGTGGCGCGCAGCGGCCAGATGGTGACCGTCACCGTCGACGGGGACGCGCATGCGGTGATGGCGGCGCTGCGCCAGGCGGGGGCCCAGTATTGCGAGGCGCTCGATCTCGAGTTGGACGAACTGTTCCGGCATTTCATGGACAAGGAGGGCTATCGCCGTGAAGGGATTCTCCTTTCCTAG